From Lewinellaceae bacterium:
AAACGCCCTGGGGGCCAACGTTTTTGATGGTAAGGTTTGCTCCGTTCACCTCAACTTCCGGCGTTCCGCTTTGTTGGATGGTCACAGTAGGGATGGCATTTCCCTCGTATCTGGCCTTCAGGCCATCAGGAGAACCGGTTGCCCATTCGTAAGCCAGGGTAGCAACGGGGATCGTTTGGGAAGGCCCTGTAAATGCAGAGGGGTATCCAAAATTAGGGTCTCCGCTTGGCGGCGTCTTCAGGGGGTCGCTTTTATCTACTTTGGTGATTTCAAAATTGGTAAGGCTTGTATTTTTGGCCAGGATATTGCTTATTTTCGTTGTAGTAGGAGTAGTAGCTTCCAGCGTAATTGTCAATGTATTCCCGGATTCAACAATGTCAAAAGCCCCTTGATTAACGACAACTTGCGGAGAGGGGTCATTCCCTTTATACTCGATCTGAATTTTAGAACCTGCACTCGGAATCGTCCCATCAAGATAAATACCCTGGATCTTTGTTGGTGTTAACGACGCTTCCGATATGTCCCCTCCCGCCCCTAGAGGATTGATATAGAAACCCTTCTTGGCACCGGCTGGAAGTGCATCCCAGGCAGATTTGATCTCGGCAGCCTGAGTTGGGCCGGGCGCCTTCAAATAGATGTTAAGGATGCCGTTATCCTCCACTTCAAATGCAACCTCGTCCCCTGTTCTGATCACAACGGAAGGGCCGGTTCCATCGAATAAAATTTGCAATCCATTTTGATCGGTGATGCCTGACTCGATCTGTTTAAAGCCCAGGGTAACGATATCATCATCATAAGCAAAAGGTATTCCAGTAACCAGATGAGGAGCATAAGCGGCGCCGTACATCAGGTTGTCCGTCCCAATATAGTTCCGGAATTCTTCAACCTTTGCCATAGGATCTTCCCCCGCCACGTCCAAGATCCCGAACCGGTCCTTTAATTTGGCGCACTGCGCCAGCACCTCTTGGCACAAAAAGTAATAGTCGTAACTGCCAGGCGTGGCGAAAAGAGCCGTTGCATCCGTCAAAACGATAAGGGTGGGTTCATCGACTTTCTCCAGTTTCGCCAGGGCGGCGCTTAACCCGGCCCTGGTGATGCTATCCCCATAACTTCCCGCCGAAACGATATAACAAGGGCCGCCGCCGTTGCGGAAATACATCCTCAGGCAGGGGTGCATGATGTATTGGCTGGCGTCGCCGGGCTGCAGGTTGTCGAAATCGATCTCCGTAGTACTCCCTGCTTTATAGTTGAGCGTATACGCCGCTTTTTTGGGGCCGCCAAAAAAATGCTCGTACTCGACCATGTTGCTGATGCGGGTAGGCGGCAAATTGTCCCCTTTTTCCGTATACCCAATAAAAGCCGGAATAGCCGTAGCCACCTGCGCCACCGATGGCGGCAGGGTGGAGATCTCTTCGACGTAAACGCCGGGGGTGGTGTAAGTTGGCATAAGGTGTATTTTACATTGTTATGGTTGTATATCTGGATTCATAACCAGGCTGAGCCCTTCACTCTGAGCGCCGGGAGAAGGAAGCTCGTTGATAGTCGTCCCACCACTGATCTGTTCGAGGCGCAGATCGTGCAAAGGCTTTTGTTGAAGTGCGATCTGGGTAGTAGTGGTAGCGGTAGTAGTGGTGGTAGCAGTAGTAGCCAGGTAGATATTTTTCCCGCTGGCCTGCGGCCTCAACCGCATCAAGGCCTGGTAAGCTTTTCCTCCAGGACTACTCGCAGGGCTGGTCACATCCTCCAGGACTACAGGCTTTGAACTTAGTGATGGGCCGATCAACTGCCAATCCGGCGATACAGTAAGGGTTTGGCCGGTCACGATCAGGTATTGCCATTTTACGGCTTTGGCCCGAAGCTGAAGGGTATACATCTTCGGATTACTGGCTTTTACCACTGCCGGCAGTTCGAGGTCGAGCAGGGCAAGGGCCGTGCCGCCGGTTTGAACGGCCACCGGGTAGCTGGCCTTTAAGGCTACTTTTCCGGTGAAGAGGCCGGGGCCGGAATACCTATACCTCAGGGTTTTTTCGTCAGCAAAGGCCCAATCATTCGGGTCGATGGTAAAGGAGCTGCTCGGGCCCACGGTTTCCAGGGTGAGATCGGTAACTAATGTCCTTGCGGCAGGCGGCCATAAAGCGATGTCCTGAGGGCTTCGTTCCAGGCCGAATTGCAGGCTATGGATTTGAGTAAGAAGCCCAAAGCTGTTGGATAAGGTAATAGTAGTAGTACTCCCTACCTCTTTCAGTTCGCCAAACGCTGCAAAACCGGCCGGCTGGAAAGCATCCCCCTGATCGGTGATGCGATAAATACTTTTTGCCGGCTTGGGGGGCAGTTCCGTGAAATAGAAAAAATCCCCCGATTGCGGCCGGAGCATCCACCGCAGTCGCAAACCGGCCGGCAGCGGGATCAGCAATACATCTTCCGGTGGGGTTTTCGAGCGGTCTTCCACCACCGGAGCATGCACCTCCAGTCCCGCCGGCAGGTACCTCACCAGTAAGCGGTGATCCCTGATCAACCGCCAGGTGTCCGCCGTCGGCTCTGCACGCAGGCCCTTGCACAGCCCGTTTTCATAATAGGTGTGCCTGATCTCCAACTTTAATATGGGGGTATATCTCTGCATTACGGAAAATTGCTGCTGTCCGTTTGAACCTTGGAAATGATCCCCGGCGACATAACGTCAGGCTGATCCTGGAACACCAACATTTTCACCCGGTACAGCAGGGAAGGATGATAGGCCGACCGCAGGGCGTTCCACACTTCATTCTGCTCGGAAAAAGGAAGGGTGATGATCTCTATCTGCAACTTATCGATCTCCGGGCTTAGCCCGGGGGTGTTATCGTGATCCAGGATGGGGTGGGCCTGAAAGTATTTGACGATTAGCCCCAGGTAGTACAAGGCATCGGTATAATCGTAAAAACTGGAAACGAAGAGGACGTAGAGGTTGAGGCGGACGTCCGGCCAGATCTTTTCCCTGCTCCCGTTATCCGCCATGCGCGCAAAGCGGTCGGCGGGCCGCAGCTGATTCTCCTCTTCCACATTGACCAGGATGGGGGTTACCTTATTAAGCTCGAATTTGATGAAATCCTGCTGGTTCTGCTGCTTTAAAAAGCTGATGATCTCTACCGGCGGGTCATTATCAGTAGGAGGCTCCAGGCTTCCTGAGGGCGTTAGCGTTTCATTAACCGTTGGAGTTGGAGTTCCCGGAACCACTGAAAGCTCATGAAGCGTTCTGGGCGGAACGCTTTTAAAATAGGCGTCAAGTTCTCTGGCTAGTACTTCAAAAACGTTGGCGAACATGAGGCAAAGGTGTTTGTTTACTGCTGTTGTGGAGCTATACCAACAGTACTTATCAAATCTACCGATTAAAATTCGTTCTTCCTAGCCTGATGCAATATTTGTCCAGAAGTTTGGAAGTTTTGTCCAGATAAAATGTTATCAGAGCTTCAGATAAAATTTTATTTTTGGCCAGAGTTTACTTCATTAGCATCCCCAATTTCAGCCCTAAAACCGAACCGACATGACAGAACCCCCTATTGCCCCGCCTCCACGCCTCATTCCGGAATTCGCCGCCATGGTGGTCCAGAACAGCACTTCCGGCACTGTTCGCGCCTGGCTTCGGCTCCTCATTACCATGCCCTTTTTGTTCACTTTCCCTCTTTGGGGCCTGGCCTTGATGTTTGATGAAGAACACAGCCTGCTCCTTAGAATGAGCGCCGGCCCTCTTCTCCTACTGGCAGGAGTAGGGATATTCCTCTACGCCCTGCGAAAACTCCTCAAACAAAGGGAAGAAGGGAAACGGGTGATAAAACTGATGACGCACGGAAAAGCGGTTTACGGGAGGCTCATTGAAAAAGAGAAAACAGAGGCGAACTTTGACAATCCAGCATTATTGTTTGAAGATATGGCCGAATCTTCTGGATCTGCTTATGCAGAGCGCGAGGAAGGCCGCCGTCTGCCGGAAGCCTACTTCGACATAGACTACCGTTTCGAATTTCAAACCCCCGAAGGAACGGCGCACCGGCTGAAAGCGAGGCTCGATAATTTTGACCTGGTAAGAATAAAGCATTCGACCGGAGCCGTAGTCCTTTACCTGCCGGACAATCCCGCCGAAGCAGTGGTGTACCGGGGGATCAGCAATGCCCCGGAGATAAAGCCGGACGGCCATTTTGCCTCTGCGCCCCCTGGGAAAATACGGGTGCTTATCGTACCTTTCCTGAGCGGCGCCCTGGTCATTATGGGCTGGATGGCCCTGTTCGTCATAGCTATTATTCTTATGGTAACCCTTTTAGCTACTACGTAAAAATGCATAGAGAACTCCATCCCCCACCCCGCAGGCTCGGCCTCTTTTCCCGGCTCGTCATCCAGTTTGGGGCTCTGTATGCTACCGGCGGGTGGCTGCTTGTGGCCATCGTTTCAGCCGGGTTTTGGGCAGCCCGTTGGGGAATACTACCCATGGAGTCCGGCTTTTTTCTGATACTTGCCGGGCTTTTTTCCGGTTTCCTGGGCGTGGCCAGCATCTTTAAAAGCCTCCAAAGCGGAACCCTGGCCGTTCGGCTGTTGAGAAAAGGCATATTTACCCGGGGCTCCCTGGTGGAGGTGGAGTATGCCGATGCGCGAAGCGGAGTTAAAAGGGTCAAGGCCTTTCGGAAAATATCCAGTGAGTACCGGGAGATATG
This genomic window contains:
- a CDS encoding phage tail sheath family protein; the protein is MYGAAYAPHLVTGIPFAYDDDIVTLGFKQIESGITDQNGLQILFDGTGPSVVIRTGDEVAFEVEDNGILNIYLKAPGPTQAAEIKSAWDALPAGAKKGFYINPLGAGGDISEASLTPTKIQGIYLDGTIPSAGSKIQIEYKGNDPSPQVVVNQGAFDIVESGNTLTITLEATTPTTTKISNILAKNTSLTNFEITKVDKSDPLKTPPSGDPNFGYPSAFTGPSQTIPVATLAYEWATGSPDGLKARYEGNAIPTVTIQQSGTPEVEVNGANLTIKNVGPQGVSPASVLEAWNKLGKTNQGQYSIRKSGSGDTVVTTGPAGADRNVPMTSIAATLDIIKDSNTQAYHAIKAKLDQEMMTLPPSSAIAGIYARVDGSRGVWKAPANVSVSNVLGPAEPITDEQQGRLNIDSTSGKSINAIRSFTGKGTLVWGARTLAGNSNEWRYISVRRLFITIEESVQKASAFAVFEPNDATTWLKVKAMIDNYLYGLWQQGALAGPKPESAYYVHVGLGKTMTTQDILEGRMNVEIGVAAVRPAEFIVLKFSHKMQEA
- a CDS encoding DUF4255 domain-containing protein gives rise to the protein MFANVFEVLARELDAYFKSVPPRTLHELSVVPGTPTPTVNETLTPSGSLEPPTDNDPPVEIISFLKQQNQQDFIKFELNKVTPILVNVEEENQLRPADRFARMADNGSREKIWPDVRLNLYVLFVSSFYDYTDALYYLGLIVKYFQAHPILDHDNTPGLSPEIDKLQIEIITLPFSEQNEVWNALRSAYHPSLLYRVKMLVFQDQPDVMSPGIISKVQTDSSNFP